The segment AAGCTCGAGCCACTGCCCAGAGGGGAAAGAGGGAGCCCTTGACGCCTCCCTTCCGGCAGTTCCCTTCACCCTTCTGGGCTTCAGAATCACCTGAAGAACTTTCTGGTTCTCCAAAGTCCCGGGCTATCTGTGATGATTCAGTAATTCTGGGGGAGACCAGGGAGTCGGCACTTTCAGAACTACCCCTGGGTGATTCTGAGGGACAGCCGAGTGCGGTAGCACAGGGAGAGGGGCTCGGGCTTGTGGTGTGATCTGCCATGccacagctgtgtgaccttgggcaaatcactaaCCCTCTCTGAGTGTCAGTTCCTTATGTGTAAAGTGGATATAGAAGTACCTGTCTCACAGGGAATAGAGGCAACTACAATatggccccatggacagtagcctcccaggctcctctgtctgtgggattctccaggcaagaatacagggatcttccagacctagcgatcaaacccaggtctccagccttacaggcagatactttaccaactgagccacgagggaagagcCCTAGGGTCTGCAAAGGTCACTTTGGGATCTCCTTTTTGTCACCAGCTTTCCCTCtgagaggaggagacagggagtcCCAGAGAGACAGGGAGTCCCTGGACCCTATGACTCTATGTCTGTGCAAAtcccttgggggtgggggtgggggaatggtCATCTTCCCCCACAGACATTCCCCCCTGAGCACCAGGGACCTTCCCAGAGCCTAGGACCCCAGCTGCAAAGTTCCCGCCTGCAGCCTCTAGCCACTTGCCTCCCTGAGGGCCTCACTTTGAGGCCCTCACTTTGAGGCCCCAGGGCTACGAGGCCAAGGCCCCACTGGGCAGATCGCCAAAAACAACACCGAGGTgcagggaggaggggagtggCTCCCACTCTTGGGTCTCTAGGGCCCTTCTTGGCACCTTCCCCTTATTGGGCTCACCCTGCACCCACTTCCCCAGGGCACAGAGAGCACCCTCTCCATCTCCCGACAACCTGGGTGTCCTGCCCTGGTGTGGAAACGGGGGCACTCATACATGTGCACAACTCCCAGGCCCTTAAAATCCTTCCTTTGGGCACCCATACTCCCAGGTGTGGGTGGGGATAATTAGACATCTTCGGGTAGCCCAGGGGACTCCTTCCTGTGCAAGGCCCAAGCTGTGTCTTGGGGCTAGAGCCCCAGCACTTGAGAAGgatcctccctcccctcctgtccCTGCTGGTCGAGGAACTCAGGGGACAAGTCCAGTGTCCTCCTGGGACAGTCCAGGGAGCTTGCCCTGAACCCAGAGGTCTACTCTTCTTGTGGGGGGAGTCTCATTGCAGGGGTACTCAGGAGCTGGAAGTCAGGTGTGGCCACCTGTACACGGAGCCCTCACAGCCCTATCGACTAGAGACACCAGGCTGCAGAGAGACCGCTCTCTCAGGAAATTAACTTTGGACACACAACCTCCAGCAGGCTTCAGTAACCGGTTAGATAATGAACTTTGTTttaagcagaaagtgaaagttgctcagtcgtatccaactctttgcgaccctatggactatacagtccacggaattctccaggccagaatacttgagtgggaagccttccccttctccaggggatcttcccaacccagggatccgaacccaggtctcctgcattgcaggtggattctttaccagctgagccaccagggaagcccaagaatactggaatgggtagtttatcccttctccagtagatcttcccgacctaagaatcgaaccggggtctcctgcattgcaggcagattctttaccagctgagctaccaggaaaacccCTCTTTTAAGCAGAATTCCCTTTTAAAAAAGCTATCTTACACTCAGAGGAGCCCACAATAAACGTGTCCCACTGCtgtgactaaataataataaaaaagctaTCTCACAAATGTTATCATCAAATTGATAAAAACACAGAGATGCTCTGGTTGAACTGAGGGGCCAGGGGAGGAGCGCTACctattcagtctttcccaacccACTGCCAGAAACCCCATGGCTCCAAAGaacacactggaaaaaccacctGCTGAAGGCAAATCCACAAGGGCAGGAATTTGGgttggttttgttcactgctggaGTTCAGAGCatagaacagagcctggcacacagtaggcactctcCCAAAATTAGAATGAATGTATTTCAACCCTTttactttacaggtgaggaaactgaggcccagagaggttaagagatTTGCCTAAGGATACACAGCAAGGGGGACCCAACTTCCTCTCTGACGTTCCCACATTGAGGCACTCCCACCCCAAGTCCCCAGATCAGAGTGACCACTCCCCCCAGGCCTCTCTCTATAGCCTGGCACTCAGAGGAGGGTCTCAGGTAGACAGTCACCCCACCAAGTACTCACTTGTCTTTGTGGCCTTGACCTTAGCCACCAGTTTCTGCACACCAGTCACGTCTCCATTCTTGACGGCGAGGATCAGGTCCTGTTCTCGACCCATCCTTCCTGGTCCCTGGGCTGGACTCTGGGCTCAGGGGtccagggcagaggcagggaaACTGGTCTAAGCTGAGGTGTCAGGGTGCCATCCCTTGGCCCTTTGGAGGGCCAGGCGTCCGGTGCGGGGGAGTGTGTCTGGTGTCCCAGGCAGTGGGCTTCTTGGTAGGCGTTGACGGGTACTCCTTCAAAGTGCTTCGTGAGCTGCCGCCACAAGCAGGAAAGCTGATCTCTGAAGGGGTGGAGGCTGTGTGGAAATCTGGACGGATATCAGCTTGCAGCTTCCGACAGCCCAGGGATGGGCCGGGACTGCGGGGACTGGGGGCGCCAATCTTCCCGACGTGGCTCAGGAGCACCAGTGCTCACCGAGAGAGAAGCCAGCATTCCCTCGTGCCTTGGGCAGCAGGGGCGGCCAGGTCTCGGGGGTCTGGAGAAGGTGTGATCCACTGAGGGTCTACTGAAGGCTGGGTCTGTAAGGGTTCCAGAAGCAGGGCTCAGAAAAAGAACAGGACAGGGCTTCCAGGGAGCCCCCAAGTTACCCTGGCTGCCCTTCTGAGTCAAGGGAGGGGCTGAGCCACTCTAAGCGGGAGGGAGCCGCCATGCATGAGAGGAGTAttgggagggggggagggggtgttCTGGGAGGGGGAGGCTGAGTCATCGAGGCCCCAGGGCACCTGGCAGCACCTCAACCCGGGGCAGGAGGGGCCCTGGCAGCACGACGCACGGGGGCAGGTCGGGCCAGCAGCCTGTTCTCCACAGCCTGAGGCTCTGACACCCACAGACAAGTGGTGGGCCAGAAGGTGGGGCCTGGGAGGGTCAGGCACAGGCGGACTGGCAGGGGTCACCCCTCCCCATCTAGGCTCTGCCCTGATCACCAGAAGCCCTAGCCCCAGGGCTCTTAATGAATTCAGAAGGTGGAGTGGGGAGCTATGGCCCCCCATCTCTGGCGGAGGGTCTGCCTGCAGGACAGTGAGGCTTTACAGCACCTGTTGCTGGCCCATCCTCACCCCTAGTGTGGGATGAAGAAGCAGCAGGGCAGAGAACAGAGATGAGAGCTGGGGTACCGCTGCTAAATGGGGCTGTCCGCCCTCCCAAGCCTGAATCTGAGTCCCACAGTCCCGACTTCACTTTAGAAAAGCTTACGTCAGTTTCTCAGTGGCCGAGAATTTGTTGCCCGAGTCCCGTGGCATGAGACCCGCGGCAGGCCTGGGGCCCTAGCTGGGGTCCTCTTACTCCCCAGAAGTCCCAAGCCCAAACCAGATGGCACTCCAGCTCAAAGCCCGCGGCCCGACATTGGGGGAGGGCGCCCCTGGCAGTGCATGGGGTCGGGCTGGCTCCCCCGCCCCCCGGAATGCCAGTCCAGCGCCGCGCAACCCCCcaacccagcccagcccaggccgACCGGGGAACAAAGCGGCGAGAAGGACCGGGAGGGCCAAGCGCCCGGAGGGATTGATGCGGGGAGACGGTGTACTGGAGCGAGGAGGACAGAAAGACCCGACGGATGAAGGCGCCCGCGGATCCCGCAAGAAAAGTTACTTTGTGCCCGCCCTCAAGAGTGCTGACCCCCAGATCAGGCCCCGCAGTCTCACCTTTCCCAGACGCCCCGCCGGGGGTCCGGCCGGTCCTGCTCGGTCCCTGGCCCCCTGGACGGCGGCTCccactgccccccccaccccttttctcctccttttccaaGGCCGGCTCGGCGCCTCCCGCAGGAAAtcccgcccctcccccctccctcccaccggATCGGGAGCGGAGGGACCGTCCCGGCCGCGCAGCCGGGCTGTCAATCAAAGCCTGCGGCCCCGCCCCGATCCGCGCGGGGCCCCGCCCCGGTCCGCGCGAGGCCCCGCCCCACCTCCCCGGGCCCGAGCGTCCGCGCATGCGTCCAGGTGAAGCggtggaggcggggagggggcggggactAGAGAGCGAGCCTCGGCATCCAGACTGGAGTCCTGGCGCGACCTGGGGCTCTGGAGTTCAGAAGGACGGGAGAGACACCCTGTGTGTGACGGGGTGCTAGAGAGGACGCGATGTGATGGGAGCCGGGAATCgagacccaggaatcccacttgGGGAGCcccccttctttcttctttctcgcCCCTCGTCCTTCCCGGGACTCCCGCGGCCACCTCCGCCCGCGACCCGAAGTCACAGGCCGACGGCCCCTGGTCGGAGCGATGGTGCCACCTAGTGGGCCGTGTGGGGACGGcccgaggcggcggcggcggggaccCCAGGCTCCGGGAGGCGCTAACGACCGGCTGGGGTGGCGCTTCAGCACCGTCGTGGGTCGGACAGCgcctcccgccgcccccccaaGTCCTGGAAGCCCGGCTTCCGAGCCCCCAGGCAGGGACTCAACAGAAGGACCTGAAGGAACTGCGGGCCCCCATAGCCTGCACCTGGCGGCCCGTGGTGGCCCTCAGTGTGCGAAGCCGAATTGGGGAACCCAGCATTCTCCTTTCTCTAACCCCGCCTTCCTCCCGGTCCAGCCTGGGTGGTGCGGACTAGGCAGTCCGGGGTTGCGGAGGGGAGGGTCACGCTTATAACTCTTCATACGACGCTTTCAAACGCCAGCCTTCTCGAGAActactagagaggagccccagaGGCGGGCGGGGGATAGGAGAGGGGGAGCTTCTACAAATCCAGAAACTAACAAGCTCTCCGCCCCTTAGTAATCGCCGCGCATATTTGTCGGCGGGCGCTAGGACCCAGGACACCCAGGAAGGTGGGAAGCAGGTGGGTGGACCGGAGCCCCGGGGAGCGGCGGTGGAACCCGCGCGCTAGGGCCGCGCGGACTCCCGGcggtgggcggggcgggggtggggtggggcagggcggtGCGCGCGCAGCGTCGGCCAGCCCCACCCGATGGATCCCGAGCCCGAGTCGGCCTCCGTGGAGGTTCCGGCCGGGCGCGTGCTCAGGTGCGGCGTGGCCGGGCCTCGGGGTTGTGGGTGTGGGGCGGGAGCCGTGGCCACGGGGTGGGCGCGGAAGCGGGCCCGGGGCACCCGGGCCGGGGATCCCCAGCCTGGGCTGAGCGGCCCTGACTGCACGGCGCTAACGCCGCGGCCTTTTCTCCCCCAGTGCCCCGGAACTCTTCGCCGCACGTTCCCGGTCCCAGAAGCTACCCCAGCGCTCGCATGGCCCCAAGGACTTCCTCCCCGACGGCTCGGAGGCCCAGGCCGAGCGGCTGCGCTTGTGCCGCCAGGAGCTCTGGCAGCTGCTGGCCGAGGAGCGCGTGGAGCGCCTGTGAGAGGGGCGGGCCGGGGTGGGGGCGGAGCCGGCGCGGACTGGGCGGCTGGACCCCGTAAGTCTGATCCGGTGGGCTTGAGACGGACCCCTCTCCCCGCTCCTCGCCAGGGGCAGTTTGGTGGCCGCCGAGTGGAGACCAGAAGAAGGCTTCGTGGAGTTGAAGTCTCCTGCGGTGAGCGGCGGGGCTCAGAGACCGGGGACCCGCCTCCTCTGCCTTCCCGGGCTCCTTTGTGACATCTGCTCTGGGTCCCCCGCAGGGTAAATTCTGGCAGACCATGGGCTTCTCAGAGCAGGGCCGGCAGCGGCTTCATCCAGAAGAGGCCTTGTATCTGCTGGAGTGTGTGAGTGGGGCCCCTGGGAGAGTGGAAAGGGGATTGTGACCAAAGAACCGGAAGGGCATTTCTTCTGGGGGAAAAAGTATCTACAACCGAGTATTCGGGTtgcggggggggggtggggggtggggggggtgggtctTGTAATCTGCTTTCTAGAGCAGGAGACAAGAATGTCACTCAGGGAGCAGGCTTTCCAGTCTGTTAGTGAtgctgcctccctctcccccatccccttcCTGGCTGGCCTGATTCTTGCCGTGATGGGTGGGGGGTGTAACATGCAGATAGCAGAGTGGGTAAGTTGCTCCCTTGGCTCGTGCCGCAAGCCGAGCTGTGGGCTGCACTTTCAGGGCTCCATCCAGCTCTTCCACCAAGACCTTCCGCTGTCTATCCAAGAGGCCTACCAGCTGCTGCTGACTGAGGACACGGTGACTTTCCTGCAGTACCAGGTATCAGCCACCGTTTATAAGTACCtacaagagcttccctggtggctcagtggtaaagaacccacctgccaatgcaagagactctggttcgacCGGtaggtcacctggagaaggaaactgcaacccactccagtattcttgcctgggaaatcccatggacagaaggagcctggtgggctacagtccatggggtcacaaaagagacacaactcagtgactaaacaacaacaaggtgcTGGACACAGAGCCACGTGCTGAGGCTCCAAGACTGACAAGGGCTTATATCCTAGTGGGGGCACTTGGGTAATATATAGGTAAGAAAGCAAATGGATGTTTGACTTCAGAGTTGAGTGCCAAGAAAAACACAGAGGAGGAGGGGCACAAGGCTAGAGACATAAATGTGGAGATCTTGATGGCATGGATATTTCAGACTCCACTGGGCTGTAGGGAGGTGTGGCCAGAGTAGAGGTCTGTGTCTGAAATCTGGGGCACTCTAACATGAGGAGGTCAGGGGGAAGATAACGGATGTGAGGAGTGTCCAGCAACGGAGAAAACCAGGAGAGGGGGCATCAGAGAGACCACAAGAAGGTCTTTTCAGGAAGAAGGGCTTGGCTACGTTGAATGCTACTGAGAGATCAAGCAAGCTGGGTCATACCTGCGTACATCGCTCATACATGGACGCAGGGCCACATGGAGGAACATGTGGTTCATCCAAAAACCCAGCCATCTTTGGAAGTGTTGTGGGGCGGCAGGATGTCCACCCCCTCTGTTGTCTTGTCTGTATTGTAGTCAGGAGCTTTACTTGTGACAGCTTTGGTATCAAAATATTCTGGCTTATAGTTTTTTCCCTGGTCCATCAGCTATCAGCTTTTGGGGATTTGCATTTAAATCAAGACACTGCTTTCATTCGTGCCCAGAGTAAGGCCAGTGAGAGACAGGAACTCAGAGACTTGAGACCTCAGCGTGGGGAGGGTGTTTATTAGAGAGTATGGTCCTGCCGGTAGCAGGGTTTGGAATCTGGGGGTGTGGTGAATGGCTTCTGTCTGGAGAACAGTTTTTTTCCATAAGTGGACGTCTGacttctggtttctttttttgaGGTCTTCAGCCACCTGAAGAGACTCGGCTATGTGGTTCGACGATTCCAACCAAGGTAAATCCCTGTCTTATTTCCCTTGAATTTATCCTAGTCtccagcgactaagcacaacactgACTACTAACTGGGTGCTGGCCCTCTGCTGGCTGCTGAGGAAGAGCAGAGAACAAAAGCACTACCCCACAGAACTTGTGTTGAGGGGAGCTTACACAAAACACCATCACTTTGCAAAATCAGTGATCTTGGAAACCTCGTATAAGCCAAACAGGGAAAACATGGTCACACAGATTAGAGTTTATCCCTTAGATCAGCACTATCTGATAGGACTTTCTGTAGTGACAAAAATATTCTGTCTGTGTTGTCCAGTATATGTGGCTTGTgtggaatttttaattttactagatttaaatttaacttaaataGCCCCTTGTATCTAGGGCTAGTATAATGGACAGTACAGCCTCACAGCCATAAGAAAAAATGCTGGCAGGGAAGAATGCTGTAATAAAGGGCCATACTATATTGTTGAGTATAAAAAGGACCAAACAGCAGTATGTTAGTACAGTCATTTTTGACAGAGAAAGATATGGAGAAAGACAGTCAATATGTGTGTTTGTAGGAAAcaaaatgttaccttggtatccatgggttttattttcatttttctttattttccaagttttccaGTTCTCCTGACTTTTCTCACCAGTGTTAATTATTTATTGCCGGCTCTCCAGGAGCCCTGGTGTCAGGGAACCTCTGTTCAAAGGTACCACTGATGAGACCCAGAGGCCTGGACAAAGATGCACAGGGAGGCCCCTGTGTCTGCCCCCATTACTCTGTGTGGGGTCTGCCTGGGGCTCCAGCCCTTGGTTATGGTTCCAGCCCTGGCCCGCTGACTTACTCTGGGCCAGTCCCTCACACATTCCAAGGGGAGCACCAGATTGAGGAGGTGGATCAGTTGCCTGCCCCCCACCGCATTCTCACCCACAGCTCCGTCCTGTCCCCTTACGAGCGGCAGCTGAACTTGGACGGTGGTGCCCAGTGCCTGGAAggcaagaggaagaggaggagctcCAGCTCTCAGTAATGCTCCCTGCGTGGCCACCCCACAGGGAGAGTTTTGTGGAAGTACTGGTGTTCGGGACCTTGGAGAATGCCTGGGCTTAAAAGTTGGGTTGGGGCGGCTCCCGCAGGGGCTCAGGGAGGCAGTAGGGCTTATGGAGGTCACGTGCACTTCAGCAGTCAGGAGCAGATGGGCTGTGTTTCCTCTCCCTCAGGTCCATTAATAAGAAGCCCAAGGCCCTGCAGAACCCCCTGCAGGGGATGGATGGGACACCCGAGAGCCCAGCAACCTGCAGCCCACCTCCCCAGAACCAGAACAGCTGCCGCCCAGAGGAGAAACCCCAGGAGTCAAGCCCCATAAAGAGCCTCATGGGCCCCCTTCAGCTGCTGGGGTCCCTGGAACCCTGCCCTAgtctgggcagggagggggcgcAATGCAGCCCAGAGAATGGCAAAATAGAGGACGGGGTTACGGGGGCTCCTAAGCCCCGCTGGAACTTTGAGCAGATCTCCTTCCCCAACATGGCTGCAGACAGCCGCCATACCCTCCTGCTCGCCCCCGCTCCTGAGCTGCTCCCGGCCAACGTGGCTGGACGGGAGACGGACGCCGAGTCCTGGTGCCAGAGGCTCAACCAGCGGAAGGAGAAGCTCTCTCGGCGGGAACGGGAGCGGCAGGCAGAGGCCCAGCACTTCCGCGAGGATGTGAACGCCGACCCCCAGGTGCAGCGCTGCTCCAGCTGGTGGGAGTACAAGCAGCTGCTGCAGAGGCGGCACCTGCAGAAGACCCAGAGCCGTCCCCCACACCTGTGGGACCAGCCTGTCACCCCCTTGCTGAGTCCCGGTCAGGCCGACTCCCCAGGTACCACATCACCCTGCCATAGGCCACGGGCAGCTGAGGGATCACACGCCTTTAAAAGCGGCGTGCATTGACTGCAGCTGATGGAGGCTTAAGGAAGATGGGGGAGGAGAGAGCGGTAGGTGGAGTGGAACCCACAGGGATTGTCCACTGTGGGAAGCAGCGAAGAGGCTCCTGGGAAGGTTTAGAAACAGCCTGGTCGGTGCCTGAGGAGAGGCGAGGAGGAATGTAAACTACAACCGCATCCTTAAAATCATAAACGAGATGCATGTGGATGGCTGTGGTCCTCTGCTCTCCCACCTCTGTTAGAGGGGAACGAGGGGGCGATATGTTGGCCAAATGAAAGGAAGATCTATATACCCTACATGTTAAGAGTAGAGAATAAGACAAGAACAGTGCTAATATATTCAGGACTACAATCCTTATGGGAATGTGGTGTGTTGTAAGGAACTAGAGTGAGGTTGCCAGagcagttaaatttgaatttcagataaataactttttttttttttaagtataagtaTGTTTCAGATATTGCATGAGACGTGTGTGTTAGTCGCccggttgtatccaactctttgtgaccccatgactggagctcgccagactcctctgtccatggaattctccaggcaagaatactggagtgggttgctatttccttctccatgcatgagacatacctatacttaaaataaaaaatctgctaaatctggcaaccccgAACAAGATGGCAGATTCAGAGATGTCAGGGGGTCTGGATGGTTGACTCTCCTCACGAGCGCCTTGTTTTCACCGTCCTTGTAGCCTCAGTCCTTCAGCAGATCTCTGTGCTGCAGACAGCGCACCTTGCTGATGGAGGTGCCCGGTGAGTCTCCAGGTAGTGCCCACCTCTATAGTACTTGGGGCGCCAGCAGGAGTTGGCAGCTGGGATTTGACTCCTGAGGTTGGGCACGAGCTGGGGGATCATTTCAGGGGCCCCTACCCTGGTAATAATACTCCTGTATGTCCGCAGGAGTAAGAGCCAAGTAGATTGATGATTTATCCCAGCGGTTCTGAGATAGGGTCACTGCCCCTCCTTAGTCTCCCTGGAGGAGGCTGCTCCCTGAAACAGGGAGGAAAAAGGTGGTATGGAAAGAAGAGGTGGGAGAGGAGTGCCCCTGTCTCCTAAGGTTTCTCACTCTGTCCTCAGGCTGCTGGAGAAGCCCGGTGGCTTGGAGATCAGCTTTGATGTCTACCAGGCTGACGCCGTGGCCACCTTCCGAAAGAATAACC is part of the Bubalus kerabau isolate K-KA32 ecotype Philippines breed swamp buffalo chromosome 4, PCC_UOA_SB_1v2, whole genome shotgun sequence genome and harbors:
- the TSEN54 gene encoding tRNA-splicing endonuclease subunit Sen54 isoform X4 → MDPEPESASVEVPAGRVLSAPELFAARSRSQKLPQRSHGPKDFLPDGSEAQAERLRLCRQELWQLLAEERVERLGSLVAAEWRPEEGFVELKSPAGKFWQTMGFSEQGRQRLHPEEALYLLECPSCGLHFQGSIQLFHQDLPLSIQEAYQLLLTEDTVTFLQYQVFSHLKRLGYVVRRFQPSSVLSPYERQLNLDGGAQCLEGKRKRRSSSSQSINKKPKALQNPLQGMDGTPESPATCSPPPQNQNSCRPEEKPQESSPIKSLMGPLQLLGSLEPCPSLGREGAQCSPENGKIEDGVTGAPKPRWNFEQISFPNMAADSRHTLLLAPAPELLPANVAGRETDAESWCQRLNQRKEKLSRRERERQAEAQHFREDVNADPQVQRCSSWWEYKQLLQRRHLQKTQSRPPHLWDQPVTPLLSPGQADSPGCWRSPVAWRSALMSTRLTPWPPSERITLASPMSGCALADLMSWSQTSTPSSGCPTRVGMSL
- the TSEN54 gene encoding tRNA-splicing endonuclease subunit Sen54 isoform X3, which encodes MDPEPESASVEVPAGRVLSAPELFAARSRSQKLPQRSHGPKDFLPDGSEAQAERLRLCRQELWQLLAEERVERLGSLVAAEWRPEEGFVELKSPAGKFWQTMGFSEQGRQRLHPEEALYLLECPSCGLHFQGSIQLFHQDLPLSIQEAYQLLLTEDTVTFLQYQVFSHLKRLGYVVRRFQPRSINKKPKALQNPLQGMDGTPESPATCSPPPQNQNSCRPEEKPQESSPIKSLMGPLQLLGSLEPCPSLGREGAQCSPENGKIEDGVTGAPKPRWNFEQISFPNMAADSRHTLLLAPAPELLPANVAGRETDAESWCQRLNQRKEKLSRRERERQAEAQHFREDVNADPQVQRCSSWWEYKQLLQRRHLQKTQSRPPHLWDQPVTPLLSPGQADSPASVLQQISVLQTAHLADGGARLLEKPGGLEISFDVYQADAVATFRKNNPGKPYVRLCISGSDELVPDLHTLKRLSYQSGDVPLIFALVDHGDISFYSFRDFTLPRDLEH
- the TSEN54 gene encoding tRNA-splicing endonuclease subunit Sen54 isoform X2; translated protein: MDPEPESASVEVPAGRVLSAPELFAARSRSQKLPQRSHGPKDFLPDGSEAQAERLRLCRQELWQLLAEERVERLGSLVAAEWRPEEGFVELKSPAGKFWQTMGFSEQGRQRLHPEEALYLLECGSIQLFHQDLPLSIQEAYQLLLTEDTVTFLQYQVFSHLKRLGYVVRRFQPSSVLSPYERQLNLDGGAQCLEGKRKRRSSSSQSINKKPKALQNPLQGMDGTPESPATCSPPPQNQNSCRPEEKPQESSPIKSLMGPLQLLGSLEPCPSLGREGAQCSPENGKIEDGVTGAPKPRWNFEQISFPNMAADSRHTLLLAPAPELLPANVAGRETDAESWCQRLNQRKEKLSRRERERQAEAQHFREDVNADPQVQRCSSWWEYKQLLQRRHLQKTQSRPPHLWDQPVTPLLSPGQADSPASVLQQISVLQTAHLADGGARLLEKPGGLEISFDVYQADAVATFRKNNPGKPYVRLCISGSDELVPDLHTLKRLSYQSGDVPLIFALVDHGDISFYSFRDFTLPRDLEH
- the TSEN54 gene encoding tRNA-splicing endonuclease subunit Sen54 isoform X5, producing the protein MDPEPESASVEVPAGRVLSAPELFAARSRSQKLPQRSHGPKDFLPDGSEAQAERLRLCRQELWQLLAEERVERLGSLVAAEWRPEEGFVELKSPAGKFWQTMGFSEQGRQRLHPEEALYLLECPSCGLHFQGSIQLFHQDLPLSIQEAYQLLLTEDTVTFLQYQVFSHLKRLGYVVRRFQPSSVLSPYERQLNLDGGAQCLEGKRKRRSSSSQSINKKPKALQNPLQGMDGTPESPATCSPPPQNQNSCRPEEKPQESSPIKSLMGPLQLLGSLEPCPSLGREGAQCSPENGKIEDGVTGAPKPRWNFEQISFPNMAADSRHTLLLAPAPELLPANVAGRETDAESWCQRLNQRKEKLSRRERERQAEAQHFREDVNADPQVQRCSSWWEYKQLLQRRHLQKTQSRPPHLWDQPVTPLLSPGQADSPASVLQQISVLQTAHLADGGAR
- the TSEN54 gene encoding tRNA-splicing endonuclease subunit Sen54 isoform X1, encoding MDPEPESASVEVPAGRVLSAPELFAARSRSQKLPQRSHGPKDFLPDGSEAQAERLRLCRQELWQLLAEERVERLGSLVAAEWRPEEGFVELKSPAGKFWQTMGFSEQGRQRLHPEEALYLLECPSCGLHFQGSIQLFHQDLPLSIQEAYQLLLTEDTVTFLQYQVFSHLKRLGYVVRRFQPSSVLSPYERQLNLDGGAQCLEGKRKRRSSSSQSINKKPKALQNPLQGMDGTPESPATCSPPPQNQNSCRPEEKPQESSPIKSLMGPLQLLGSLEPCPSLGREGAQCSPENGKIEDGVTGAPKPRWNFEQISFPNMAADSRHTLLLAPAPELLPANVAGRETDAESWCQRLNQRKEKLSRRERERQAEAQHFREDVNADPQVQRCSSWWEYKQLLQRRHLQKTQSRPPHLWDQPVTPLLSPGQADSPASVLQQISVLQTAHLADGGARLLEKPGGLEISFDVYQADAVATFRKNNPGKPYVRLCISGSDELVPDLHTLKRLSYQSGDVPLIFALVDHGDISFYSFRDFTLPRDLEH
- the TSEN54 gene encoding tRNA-splicing endonuclease subunit Sen54 isoform X6; translated protein: MGFSEQGRQRLHPEEALYLLECPSCGLHFQGSIQLFHQDLPLSIQEAYQLLLTEDTVTFLQYQVFSHLKRLGYVVRRFQPSSVLSPYERQLNLDGGAQCLEGKRKRRSSSSQSINKKPKALQNPLQGMDGTPESPATCSPPPQNQNSCRPEEKPQESSPIKSLMGPLQLLGSLEPCPSLGREGAQCSPENGKIEDGVTGAPKPRWNFEQISFPNMAADSRHTLLLAPAPELLPANVAGRETDAESWCQRLNQRKEKLSRRERERQAEAQHFREDVNADPQVQRCSSWWEYKQLLQRRHLQKTQSRPPHLWDQPVTPLLSPGQADSPASVLQQISVLQTAHLADGGARLLEKPGGLEISFDVYQADAVATFRKNNPGKPYVRLCISGSDELVPDLHTLKRLSYQSGDVPLIFALVDHGDISFYSFRDFTLPRDLEH